The Nitrosomonas cryotolerans ATCC 49181 genome includes a window with the following:
- a CDS encoding RNA polymerase sigma factor FliA, with product MYTETGTIDKEQFVTEFTPLVKRIAYHMMTKLPASVQVDDLIQVGMIGLLDAINRYEGSYGRQFESYAAQRIRGSILDELREADWLPRSIRKKMRQIETAVNVLEQRMGCAPSEQDLASELNISLDEYHVTLQNARGAQLIFYEDFQGDDEEPFLDRLFVDKNNDPLNTLLDESLRLVLVNAIDNLPPREKMVMGMHYEHEMNLREIGEVLGVSESRVCQLHTQAVARLRSRLRNT from the coding sequence ATGTATACCGAGACTGGAACCATCGATAAGGAACAGTTTGTTACTGAATTTACACCGTTAGTCAAGCGTATTGCCTACCACATGATGACGAAGCTACCGGCAAGTGTGCAAGTGGATGATCTCATTCAGGTGGGTATGATCGGCTTGCTTGATGCAATAAATCGCTATGAGGGTTCATATGGGCGGCAGTTTGAGAGTTACGCCGCGCAGCGTATACGTGGTTCGATTTTGGATGAATTACGCGAAGCGGACTGGCTACCTCGTAGCATAAGAAAGAAGATGCGGCAAATAGAGACTGCGGTGAATGTATTGGAACAACGTATGGGGTGTGCACCCAGCGAACAGGATCTGGCGAGCGAGTTGAATATATCGCTTGACGAATATCATGTGACGTTACAAAACGCACGTGGTGCTCAATTAATTTTTTATGAGGATTTCCAGGGTGATGATGAAGAGCCATTTTTAGATCGTTTATTTGTAGATAAAAATAATGACCCACTAAATACTTTGCTTGATGAGAGTTTGCGATTAGTGCTGGTTAACGCAATTGATAATTTGCCTCCTCGAGAAAAAATGGTTATGGGCATGCACTATGAGCATGAAATGAATTTGCGGGAAATCGGCGAGGTATTAGGTGTGAGCGAATCGCGTGTATGCCAGTTGCATACGCAGGCTGTGGCGCGTTTACGTAGTCGATTGAGAAACACTTGA
- the trpD gene encoding anthranilate phosphoribosyltransferase encodes MKPQEALNRIIERQEILHDDMLSLMRQIMLGELSPVLVAAILTGLRVKKETIDEITAAAQVMREFVTPVTIQDTGHLIDTCGTGGDASHTFNISTASAFVAAAAGAQVAKHGGRSVSSKSGSADILEAVGVNLKQTPEQVAQNINEIGVGFMFAPNYHSAMQYVAPVRRELGIKTLFNILGPLTNPAGAKNQVLGVFNTDLVGILTRVLQRLGSRHVMVVNGQDGLDEITITGETRIGELNQGNVIEYIIRPEDFGLQSAPIKTIQVSDSAHAKAMLLSVLEDQAGPARDIVILNAAAAIYVAGVTDSLEQGVKKARLVIENGSAMRKLQELVKISNQEKAITN; translated from the coding sequence ATGAAACCACAAGAAGCACTGAATCGTATTATTGAACGTCAGGAAATTCTCCACGATGACATGCTTTCACTTATGCGCCAAATCATGCTGGGAGAGTTATCTCCCGTTCTGGTAGCGGCGATTCTCACTGGATTACGTGTAAAAAAGGAAACTATTGACGAAATTACCGCAGCAGCACAGGTCATGCGTGAATTTGTAACGCCTGTCACCATTCAGGATACAGGTCATCTCATCGACACGTGTGGTACGGGCGGTGATGCTTCACATACATTTAATATTTCAACCGCTTCTGCTTTCGTTGCTGCAGCGGCAGGAGCCCAGGTTGCAAAACATGGAGGGCGTTCTGTTTCCAGCAAATCTGGTAGCGCTGACATATTAGAAGCCGTCGGCGTCAATCTGAAACAAACGCCAGAACAAGTTGCACAAAATATCAATGAAATCGGTGTTGGATTCATGTTTGCACCGAACTATCACAGTGCCATGCAGTATGTGGCACCCGTGCGCCGAGAACTGGGCATCAAGACACTATTTAATATCTTGGGGCCACTCACCAACCCGGCAGGTGCGAAGAATCAGGTATTGGGGGTATTCAATACAGATCTGGTCGGGATACTGACGCGCGTATTACAGCGACTGGGCAGTCGCCATGTAATGGTAGTCAATGGCCAAGACGGACTTGATGAAATCACTATAACAGGTGAAACCAGGATTGGCGAATTAAATCAAGGGAATGTGATCGAGTATATCATCAGACCCGAAGATTTTGGTTTACAATCTGCGCCCATTAAGACAATACAAGTTTCTGACAGCGCTCATGCCAAGGCGATGCTATTGTCGGTACTTGAAGATCAGGCAGGACCGGCACGTGATATTGTAATATTAAATGCCGCTGCAGCCATTTACGTCGCAGGTGTAACCGACTCTTTGGAACAGGGAGTAAAGAAGGCTCGATTGGTCATCGAAAATGGCTCAGCCATGAGAAAACTACAAGAACTTGTAAAAATTTCTAACCAGGAAAAAGCGATTACAAATTAA
- the motD gene encoding flagellar motor protein MotD, whose translation MRKRCFQQDEYPEDHQRWLVSYADFITLLFAFFVVMYAISSVNDSKYYVLSHSLSHAFKSSESNLVMSSVRDVPPIILQQPIQIESQLVIDKRVKNQLRQQETKSMAEDIMRALAPLVEDGTVRVTQSIRGITIEINANVLFSPGKAQLTENSNLTLRAVAQVVKTHDHAIHVEGHTDNVSINTANFPSNWELSTARASSVIRLLMENGVAAHRLTALGYGEYRPIETNDTDEGRTRNRRVTVMILSEEPEKITEIPLSLTPEPELTE comes from the coding sequence ATGAGAAAAAGATGCTTTCAGCAGGACGAGTATCCTGAAGACCATCAGCGCTGGCTTGTCTCCTATGCGGATTTTATTACATTGTTATTTGCATTTTTTGTTGTAATGTATGCAATTTCCTCTGTAAACGATAGCAAGTATTACGTTTTGAGTCATTCATTAAGTCATGCTTTTAAAAGTAGTGAATCGAATTTGGTTATGTCATCCGTGCGCGATGTGCCGCCCATTATTCTGCAACAGCCTATACAGATTGAGTCTCAATTAGTCATAGACAAAAGAGTGAAAAATCAGTTGAGACAACAGGAAACCAAAAGTATGGCTGAAGATATCATGCGGGCATTGGCGCCGTTGGTGGAAGATGGCACAGTGAGAGTAACGCAGAGTATTCGTGGTATTACGATAGAAATTAACGCCAATGTTCTTTTTTCACCAGGGAAAGCCCAACTTACTGAAAACTCTAATTTAACATTACGCGCAGTAGCGCAAGTTGTGAAGACGCATGACCACGCCATTCACGTTGAGGGTCATACGGACAATGTATCAATCAATACGGCCAATTTCCCATCTAACTGGGAGTTATCCACTGCACGTGCAAGCAGTGTCATCAGGTTATTGATGGAAAATGGTGTTGCCGCACATCGGTTGACAGCGCTTGGCTATGGTGAATATAGACCAATAGAAACAAATGATACAGATGAAGGAAGAACAAGGAATCGACGGGTCACTGTAATGATTTTATCTGAAGAGCCTGAGAAAATAACCGAAATTCCTCTTAGTTTAACACCGGAACCGGAACTAACTGAATAG
- a CDS encoding anthranilate synthase component II: MLLMIDNYDSFTYNLVQYFCELGEEVMVFRNDEITLNKISQLKPKHIVISPGPCTPDEAGLSLAIVEHYSGKIPVLGVCLGHQSIGQAFGGKIIHAKQLMHGKTSKIFHHNTGVFRDLPNPFIATRYHSLVIERSTLPDCFEITSWTEDDEIMGIRHKSLVVEGVQFHPESILSQHGYKMLGNFLAQ, translated from the coding sequence ATGCTGTTAATGATTGACAACTACGACTCTTTTACATACAACCTCGTACAGTATTTTTGTGAGTTAGGCGAGGAAGTTATGGTATTTCGTAACGACGAGATCACTTTGAATAAAATCTCGCAGCTGAAACCGAAGCATATTGTTATTTCTCCAGGTCCCTGCACCCCTGATGAAGCCGGGTTATCATTGGCCATAGTCGAACACTATAGTGGGAAAATTCCTGTTTTAGGTGTTTGTCTAGGTCATCAAAGTATAGGGCAAGCTTTTGGCGGAAAGATCATCCATGCTAAACAATTGATGCATGGAAAAACCTCCAAGATTTTCCACCATAATACGGGTGTATTTCGCGACCTGCCAAATCCTTTTATTGCGACACGTTATCATTCTCTTGTTATTGAACGTTCAACCTTACCTGATTGTTTTGAAATTACTTCATGGACTGAAGATGATGAAATTATGGGCATTCGTCATAAATCTTTGGTAGTCGAGGGTGTTCAATTTCATCCTGAGTCTATTCTGAGTCAGCATGGATATAAGATGCTGGGAAACTTTCTTGCTCAATAA
- the flhB gene encoding flagellar biosynthesis protein FlhB, which produces MAEDSDLERTESATPKRLEKAREDGQVARSQELTTFTLLLAASTGIWFMGSGLIGKLSSIMREGIQIERILAFQTDLMLNRLYELSSEGLFALAPLLFLLLTVAIFAPMLMSGWLFSSKALIPDFKRLNPMKGFSRIFSTHGLTELVKAIVKTLVIGSVATLVFWQNKEGVLSLIATPIDLGIARTGELLGLSFVSIAGAMVLIVAIDVPFQIWEHSRKLKMTKEEIRKEAKEDEGDPLVKGRIRNLQREAARRRMMAEIPKADVIVTNPTHYAVALRYQSESMNAPKVVAKGVHLLAARMREIAAENRIPILAAPPLARALYHHAELDSEIPEILYTAVAEILAYIFQLRRYQEYGGSIPQPPCDVPVPDELDLP; this is translated from the coding sequence ATGGCTGAAGATAGTGATCTTGAGCGTACAGAATCTGCGACGCCCAAACGCCTGGAAAAGGCGAGGGAGGATGGGCAGGTCGCGCGTTCTCAAGAATTAACTACATTTACATTGCTATTGGCAGCATCCACCGGTATATGGTTTATGGGTAGCGGTCTGATAGGCAAACTCTCCAGCATAATGAGAGAGGGTATACAGATAGAACGCATATTGGCATTTCAAACTGATCTGATGCTCAATCGATTATACGAACTTTCTTCTGAAGGATTATTCGCATTAGCTCCTCTATTGTTTTTGCTTCTCACTGTGGCTATTTTCGCACCCATGTTAATGAGTGGCTGGCTTTTTAGCTCTAAGGCCCTTATTCCAGATTTTAAACGTTTAAATCCAATGAAGGGATTCTCCAGAATTTTTTCTACACACGGCTTGACCGAGTTAGTAAAAGCCATTGTTAAAACACTGGTTATTGGCAGTGTGGCAACTTTAGTGTTTTGGCAGAATAAAGAGGGGGTGTTGTCATTAATAGCCACGCCTATCGACTTGGGTATTGCGCGTACGGGAGAATTGCTTGGATTGAGCTTCGTTTCGATTGCGGGTGCGATGGTATTAATTGTTGCTATCGATGTTCCTTTTCAGATCTGGGAACATAGTCGAAAACTCAAAATGACAAAAGAAGAAATTCGTAAGGAAGCAAAGGAGGACGAAGGCGATCCTCTGGTTAAGGGACGTATCCGGAATCTGCAACGCGAAGCGGCCCGTCGTCGTATGATGGCTGAGATTCCTAAAGCGGATGTCATTGTGACTAATCCAACGCATTATGCAGTAGCTTTACGTTATCAGAGTGAATCCATGAATGCACCTAAAGTTGTTGCAAAGGGTGTTCATTTGCTAGCCGCTCGAATGCGTGAAATAGCAGCAGAAAATCGCATCCCAATTCTGGCAGCTCCGCCGCTTGCACGCGCCTTGTATCATCATGCTGAATTAGATTCTGAAATACCGGAAATACTCTACACTGCGGTCGCCGAGATTCTTGCGTATATTTTTCAATTGCGACGTTATCAGGAATATGGTGGATCCATACCGCAACCGCCATGTGATGTGCCCGTACCTGACGAACTTGATTTACCCTAA
- a CDS encoding flagellar motor protein, producing MNGISRIDFNSIAGILLALAAIVGGQILEGGYIGSLLQLAAFIIVVGGTAGAVLLQSPIKVFINGIKMSVWVFFPPLRSPQTLIMQVIGWAHISRKEGLLALESHVQTVSDPLTKKGLQLLADGSKPEKLREALEIESFALESLQRQSAKIWEAAGGYSPTIGILGAVLGLIHVMENLSDPDRLGSGIAVAFVATVYGVGLANLVFLPVANKLKSIITDHMIMREMLMDGLVAIANGENPRLIESRLRGYFI from the coding sequence ATGAATGGAATATCAAGAATAGATTTCAATAGTATTGCAGGTATTTTACTGGCATTAGCTGCTATTGTTGGTGGTCAGATACTTGAAGGTGGGTATATTGGTTCCTTACTGCAATTAGCCGCTTTTATAATTGTAGTTGGTGGTACTGCGGGAGCAGTTTTATTGCAAAGTCCAATTAAGGTTTTTATAAACGGTATTAAAATGAGTGTATGGGTATTTTTCCCCCCGTTGCGATCACCTCAAACATTGATCATGCAGGTTATCGGTTGGGCCCATATTTCACGTAAGGAGGGTTTGCTAGCGCTTGAATCTCATGTGCAGACCGTATCTGATCCCCTTACAAAAAAGGGTTTGCAATTATTAGCTGATGGAAGTAAGCCAGAAAAATTACGTGAAGCATTAGAAATAGAAAGCTTCGCTCTAGAATCATTACAACGTCAGTCAGCCAAAATATGGGAGGCAGCAGGGGGCTATTCACCAACTATTGGTATTTTAGGAGCAGTTCTGGGCTTAATTCATGTGATGGAAAATTTATCAGATCCCGATCGATTAGGGAGTGGAATAGCCGTAGCATTTGTTGCTACTGTGTATGGGGTAGGACTGGCTAATCTGGTCTTCTTGCCAGTTGCAAATAAATTGAAGAGTATTATCACCGATCATATGATTATGCGTGAGATGTTGATGGATGGATTGGTTGCTATCGCTAATGGTGAAAATCCACGATTAATCGAAAGCAGACTAAGAGGCTATTTTATTTAA
- a CDS encoding AAA family ATPase, with the protein MIRNRLDQAAGLRGLAGFQPSDSVRVITVTGGRSGVGKTSAVINLATALAKMGKRVLIIDENPCHNNVNDNLGLKARYELLHVINRDKTLEQVILQGADNIFILSAVHGIHAIAKLNSAEQEWLIKHFGELAKPVDVVLVDTAIGSGSHVLPFSLASQKVLIVLSKSVTSITDAYALIKIMSKRYAKQHFFVLVNKVESEHDAQVIFDHVSKVTQQYLSVTLDFIGYVQNDEKLQRSTQLCRAVIDAFPASQSAICFRQIAENIMHSCCPDDYGGGMENFMQRLIRTSHLTVTNFTV; encoded by the coding sequence ATGATTAGAAATAGATTGGATCAAGCAGCTGGGCTAAGAGGGTTGGCGGGATTTCAACCAAGCGATTCGGTCCGCGTAATAACGGTTACAGGGGGCAGGTCTGGTGTGGGCAAAACGAGCGCCGTGATAAATTTGGCCACAGCATTGGCGAAAATGGGTAAGCGGGTATTAATTATTGATGAAAACCCATGCCATAACAATGTTAATGATAATCTGGGGCTTAAGGCTCGCTATGAGTTATTGCATGTCATTAATCGTGATAAAACCTTGGAGCAGGTAATTTTACAGGGGGCTGATAACATCTTTATATTGTCAGCAGTGCATGGAATTCATGCGATAGCAAAGCTTAATTCAGCAGAGCAAGAATGGCTTATTAAGCATTTTGGGGAATTAGCAAAACCGGTCGATGTTGTGTTGGTTGACACGGCGATCGGCAGTGGAAGTCATGTACTTCCATTCAGTTTGGCTTCCCAGAAGGTGCTGATTGTACTTTCAAAATCAGTAACATCTATTACTGATGCTTATGCTTTGATTAAAATTATGAGTAAGAGATATGCAAAGCAACATTTTTTCGTGCTCGTAAATAAAGTGGAATCAGAACATGATGCTCAGGTTATTTTTGATCATGTATCAAAAGTGACACAGCAGTATCTTTCCGTCACGCTTGATTTTATCGGTTATGTCCAAAATGATGAGAAACTGCAACGTTCCACACAACTCTGTAGAGCAGTGATAGATGCATTCCCGGCTTCTCAATCAGCTATTTGTTTTAGGCAGATAGCAGAGAATATAATGCATTCATGCTGCCCTGATGACTATGGGGGCGGCATGGAAAACTTTATGCAACGGCTGATTCGTACCAGTCATCTGACTGTAACAAACTTTACGGTTTAA
- the flhA gene encoding flagellar biosynthesis protein FlhA: MNGNSLRSLAGPVLIIMILSMMVLPLPPFILDLLFTFNIALAIIVLLVSLYTKNPLEFAVFPTVLLITTLLRLSLNVASTRVVLLEGHTGPDAAGKVIEAFGHFLVGGNYAVGLVVFIILVVINFVVITKGAGRIAEVSARFTLDAMPGKQMAIDADLNAGLIGEDEARNRRATISQEADFYGSMDGASKFVRGDAIAGVIVMLITIIGGLIVGVMQHDLELSIAAKNYTLLTIGDGLVAQIPALVISTAAGLVVSRVTTDEDLSEQVLGQLFNQPQVLILTASILGVMGLVPGMPNFVFLLLAALLGTSAYFVSTRISITNTADPVTPEMPTTEAQDASWEDVTPIDVLGLEVGYRLIPMVDKMQQGDLLKRINGIRRKFAQEIGFLPPAVHIRDNLELRPNAYRFTLKGSVIGEGESYNGMYLAINPGRVTMAIPGTITSDPAFGLPAVWIEASLREQAQNNGYTVVDASTVVTTHVNHLIHSHAAELLGRQELQQLFDHLSRQSPKLLEELVPKLLSLSVVQKILHNLLAENVHIRDMRTIIDILTEHAVRTQDATELTAIVRVALGRAIVEQCFPVVDAELQVMSLHHELENVLMQTIHSGASAGGGIEPGLADTLSREVSIAAQRQEQLGLPVVLLVPGSIRVLLSRFLRRMLPQLRVFSYSEIPVSRKIKITSIVGGGGK, translated from the coding sequence ATGAATGGTAATAGCTTAAGAAGCCTTGCAGGCCCGGTATTGATCATTATGATCTTGAGCATGATGGTGTTACCGCTGCCTCCCTTTATACTTGACCTTCTTTTTACGTTTAATATTGCTTTAGCAATTATTGTTTTACTAGTTAGTCTCTATACGAAAAATCCGCTTGAATTTGCAGTATTCCCAACGGTTCTGCTAATTACCACATTATTGCGCCTGTCTCTAAACGTTGCTTCCACACGGGTTGTATTACTTGAAGGGCATACCGGTCCAGATGCTGCGGGTAAGGTTATCGAAGCATTTGGGCACTTTCTGGTGGGAGGTAATTATGCGGTCGGTTTAGTTGTATTCATCATTCTGGTGGTGATTAACTTTGTCGTGATTACTAAGGGAGCAGGTCGTATTGCCGAGGTAAGTGCTCGCTTCACTCTTGATGCGATGCCTGGTAAGCAAATGGCAATTGATGCTGATCTCAATGCGGGTTTGATTGGTGAAGATGAGGCCCGTAATCGTCGCGCTACCATTTCTCAGGAGGCCGATTTTTATGGTTCGATGGATGGGGCTAGCAAATTTGTACGGGGTGATGCGATAGCCGGGGTTATCGTTATGTTAATTACCATCATTGGTGGGCTAATTGTGGGGGTCATGCAGCATGATCTTGAGCTGAGTATTGCTGCTAAGAATTACACATTACTGACCATTGGTGACGGGTTGGTTGCACAGATTCCGGCATTAGTGATTTCAACTGCAGCAGGTTTGGTTGTTAGTCGGGTTACAACGGATGAAGATCTCAGCGAGCAAGTGCTGGGTCAGTTATTTAATCAACCTCAAGTGTTAATTCTGACAGCGAGTATTCTTGGTGTGATGGGGCTTGTTCCTGGTATGCCCAATTTTGTATTCCTTTTACTTGCGGCACTCCTTGGCACGAGCGCCTATTTTGTCAGTACACGTATTTCAATCACTAATACAGCAGACCCCGTCACACCTGAAATGCCGACAACAGAAGCCCAGGACGCTAGTTGGGAAGATGTGACGCCTATAGATGTACTGGGCCTTGAAGTGGGTTATCGTCTGATTCCGATGGTCGATAAAATGCAGCAAGGTGATTTATTGAAGCGTATTAATGGAATTCGAAGAAAATTTGCACAAGAAATTGGATTTTTACCCCCCGCTGTACATATACGCGATAACCTGGAATTACGCCCTAATGCCTATCGATTTACGCTGAAAGGCTCGGTTATTGGAGAAGGGGAATCATATAATGGCATGTATCTGGCTATTAATCCGGGAAGAGTTACGATGGCAATACCTGGAACAATAACGAGTGATCCTGCATTTGGCCTACCGGCAGTTTGGATTGAAGCCTCTCTACGTGAACAGGCACAAAATAATGGTTATACCGTGGTAGATGCAAGTACTGTGGTAACAACGCATGTCAACCATTTAATTCATAGCCATGCTGCTGAGCTGCTTGGTCGACAAGAACTGCAGCAGTTGTTTGATCATCTGAGTCGTCAATCACCAAAACTCCTAGAGGAGCTGGTGCCAAAGCTATTATCGTTGTCAGTAGTGCAGAAAATCTTACACAATTTATTAGCAGAAAACGTGCATATACGTGATATGCGTACCATTATTGATATTCTTACCGAGCATGCGGTACGAACACAAGACGCCACAGAACTGACAGCGATTGTGCGTGTTGCATTGGGTCGCGCAATTGTAGAGCAATGTTTCCCGGTAGTGGATGCAGAGTTGCAGGTAATGAGCCTGCATCATGAATTGGAGAACGTGTTAATGCAGACGATTCATTCTGGCGCATCAGCAGGTGGTGGAATTGAGCCTGGATTGGCTGATACCTTATCAAGAGAAGTGAGCATTGCGGCACAACGCCAGGAACAGTTGGGATTACCGGTTGTATTGCTGGTCCCCGGATCGATTCGAGTATTACTCTCCCGGTTCTTGCGTCGCATGTTACCTCAACTAAGGGTATTTTCCTATTCAGAGATTCCAGTCTCTAGAAAAATTAAGATTACTTCTATTGTAGGAGGGGGTGGTAAATGA
- a CDS encoding indole-3-glycerol phosphate synthase TrpC — MSDILRKILSVKAQEVIIAKTAKPFSVILSEAESAEPVRDFTVALRNKIAAGLSAVIAEIKQASPSKGILRGQTASSSASSCSSKSPSALSADQRKSDSNLVFNPIEIADTYAQHGAACLSVLTDKQFFMGSNEYLQQARSACTLPVLRKDFIIDEYQIVEARAIGADCILLIVAAFVIEQNSQEKTTGPDPLTLMLRLEALAHSLGMSVLVEVHNATELELALQLTTPLIGINNRNLRTFDTSLDTTLQLLEHIPSERIVITESGIRTPADVSLMRRHQVNAFLVGEAFMRADDPGMELEQLFS; from the coding sequence ATGTCAGATATCTTAAGGAAAATATTGTCTGTTAAAGCACAGGAAGTTATTATCGCAAAAACGGCTAAACCATTTTCAGTCATACTTTCTGAAGCAGAATCAGCTGAGCCGGTACGAGATTTCACAGTAGCACTTCGTAATAAAATAGCAGCTGGACTGTCTGCTGTTATTGCTGAGATCAAACAAGCCAGTCCTAGTAAAGGCATATTGCGCGGTCAAACGGCTTCTTCATCTGCATCATCCTGTTCCAGTAAAAGCCCATCTGCCTTGTCAGCAGACCAAAGGAAAAGCGATAGTAATCTCGTTTTTAACCCCATTGAGATCGCGGATACCTATGCACAACATGGGGCTGCTTGTCTATCCGTATTAACAGATAAGCAGTTTTTTATGGGTAGTAATGAATATCTGCAGCAAGCACGCTCAGCCTGTACACTACCGGTATTGCGTAAAGATTTTATTATCGATGAATATCAGATAGTTGAAGCACGTGCAATAGGAGCTGATTGTATTTTACTGATTGTTGCCGCATTTGTAATAGAACAAAATTCTCAAGAGAAAACAACAGGACCTGATCCGCTGACATTAATGCTGAGACTAGAAGCACTCGCTCATTCACTCGGCATGTCTGTTTTAGTAGAAGTACATAACGCCACGGAACTGGAACTCGCGCTACAGCTGACTACGCCTTTGATAGGCATCAATAACCGGAATCTACGGACTTTTGATACCAGTCTAGATACAACACTGCAATTACTTGAGCATATTCCATCAGAACGTATTGTAATCACTGAAAGTGGAATACGAACACCCGCAGACGTTTCATTAATGCGTCGCCACCAGGTCAATGCTTTTCTGGTTGGTGAAGCCTTTATGCGCGCTGATGACCCAGGAATGGAACTAGAGCAGCTATTCAGTTAG
- the flhF gene encoding flagellar biosynthesis protein FlhF, with product MKIRRFIAKATREALNQVKNELGADAIILSNRQTEDGVEIMALANAEISNLADMSNTNDASVESEAESPATIPPSVSNSNTRQLEYASREIVSETLAQNIIGEIHAMRTTLEDQLATVAWGNYTQQKPEKMRILRTLLGAGFSPLLSRHLVDKLSAGLDYEQSLKKTMSTLAFNLRTASSDEMIENGGIYALIGPTGVGKTTTTAKLAARCVIRHGADQVALLTTDSYRIGGHEQLRIYGKLLGVPVRTIKDSDDLQLTLSELKNKHLVLIDTVGMSQRDQMVAEQLAMLCNANLNIKHLLLLNATCSGNTLDEVISAYQGNGIHGCIITKVDEAASLGVALDVVIRRKLILHYMANGQKVPEDLHSANLRYLLHRIFKLTPENSPFALQDAEFALIMTGINSTSQDPNKTYAEANHD from the coding sequence ATGAAAATCAGAAGATTTATAGCTAAAGCCACACGCGAGGCATTGAATCAGGTTAAGAATGAGCTGGGTGCTGATGCGATAATATTGTCGAATAGGCAGACAGAAGACGGGGTGGAAATTATGGCACTCGCTAATGCCGAAATATCTAATTTGGCGGATATGTCTAATACAAATGATGCATCTGTTGAATCAGAAGCGGAATCTCCTGCAACTATTCCACCATCAGTATCTAATTCAAATACACGACAGCTTGAATATGCTTCGAGAGAAATCGTATCAGAAACGTTGGCACAAAATATCATTGGTGAAATTCATGCTATGCGGACTACGCTTGAGGATCAGCTGGCAACGGTTGCATGGGGAAACTATACACAGCAAAAACCAGAAAAGATGAGAATCTTACGTACCCTATTGGGTGCCGGTTTTAGTCCATTATTATCTCGTCATTTAGTCGATAAGCTATCAGCAGGTTTAGATTATGAGCAGAGTCTGAAAAAGACCATGTCTACATTGGCATTTAATCTACGTACTGCTTCGAGTGATGAAATGATCGAGAATGGTGGTATTTATGCACTTATTGGACCAACGGGTGTTGGAAAAACGACGACTACCGCAAAACTTGCTGCCCGCTGCGTAATAAGACATGGAGCGGATCAAGTGGCGCTTTTAACTACCGATAGTTATCGGATAGGTGGCCATGAACAACTACGTATTTATGGTAAATTATTGGGCGTGCCGGTGCGTACTATTAAAGATAGTGATGATCTACAGCTTACGCTGTCCGAATTAAAAAATAAGCATTTGGTTCTGATCGATACAGTCGGCATGAGTCAACGTGACCAAATGGTTGCTGAGCAGCTGGCCATGCTATGCAATGCTAACCTGAACATAAAACATCTATTGTTACTTAACGCAACGTGCAGTGGCAATACACTCGATGAGGTAATCTCGGCATATCAAGGTAATGGCATTCATGGATGCATCATAACCAAAGTGGATGAGGCAGCTAGTCTTGGTGTGGCCCTTGATGTGGTCATCCGCCGGAAATTAATACTCCATTATATGGCTAATGGTCAGAAGGTGCCTGAAGATCTTCATTCCGCTAACCTGCGATATTTACTTCATCGTATTTTTAAATTAACACCAGAGAACTCTCCTTTCGCTTTACAAGATGCCGAATTTGCTTTGATTATGACGGGTATTAATAGCACAAGTCAGGATCCCAATAAGACTTATGCTGAGGCCAATCATGATTAG